In Macaca fascicularis isolate 582-1 chromosome 12, T2T-MFA8v1.1, the genomic stretch GTCGCCCTTCCTTCCCTCAAGCCTCGTCCCATCCAGGCTCACCCCCCGTGCAGAGGGTCGGGCCGCAAACCCGCAAGGCGCGGAGGCCGCCACGACGCTCACCGGGGGGCGCTGTGAAGCCGGCACCGGGCGGCCGGAGGTGAGTCGGCTCGGAGGCGGTGGCTCCTGTTCCTGCCCGCGCGCCGAGGGGCGAATCCCAGGCAGCGAGGTCGTCGCCCCCGCCCCTCGGCCGGCCCCTCCGCCAGCGGGCTAGAGGGGAGTGGCCGGGCTCCTCCCGCCGCCGCTGAGCACTCCGCAGCCGGGTGCGCACGGGAGTCTCAACCGCGGCGCGTGGAGGCAGTGCCTGAGCGCGGGGCGCGCAGTCGGCCAGCAGCTGCGGGACAGCCTTGGCCAAACAGCCGCGTCGGGAGCCCCGCAGCCCAAGGCAGGGCCCGCGTCCCGGAGCGCCACCGGAGAGCGAGGACGACGTGGAGGCGGAGTGGCGCCCGGCGAGGTAGCGCCAAGCAAGGTAGCGCGAGCgctttctctctcccctgcccTTCTCTCTGCGTCCGGCCGCGGCCCCCGAGGCGCACGCCCCGCGCCTTTGTGCCCGCGGTCCCTGGCCCGGTCGCCCCCTGAGGGCGGGGGTCAGCGGGTTCTGCCGCTGTCTCGGGGGAGGCGGCGCTGCGGCGGGAACCGCGCACGCTGTAGGTCGCGGAGGGTGGTCGTGACTCCGCAGTGGCTTCGGGGGTGGCGGGAGGGAAGAAGGGCTTGTAAACTAAGTTGCTCGCTCTTTGCCACATGCCTCTCGTACCTGTGGGGAGAGTCGAATCTCGGCTGTCCTCGTGTTCACCCACAGCCCCTCCATCCCTGTGGCCCACAGCTGTTTCCTGGCTCCCTGGAAAGACACGGCGTGGCTTCCTCCGGGCAGGAAAGCGGAGGGAGAACAATGGGGCGTCCTGGGGAGTGGGGTTCAGGTGCTGTGTGCCCCGGCGGCGGCGGGGGAGGAGGGGCCCGGGACGCTGTGGGCCTCCCTGCGCGTGCAGCTGCGCTCGCCTCCTTTGTTCCGCCGCAGCGGAGGGGGTTGCCCTGGGTCTCGTTTCCTGCCCGGGATGGGATTGATTCACGGtcccagagagggaaggagaagggggcGGGGCTG encodes the following:
- the LOC123568022 gene encoding uncharacterized protein; amino-acid sequence: MEGLPSSLPPPPKPLRSHDHPPRPTACAVPAAAPPPPRQRQNPLTPALRGRPGQGPRAQRRGACASGAAAGRREKGRGERKRSRYLAWRYLAGRHSASTSSSLSGGAPGRGPCLGLRGSRRGCLAKAVPQLLADCAPRAQALPPRAAVETPVRTRLRSAQRRREEPGHSPLARWRRGRPRGGGDDLAAWDSPLGARAGTGATASEPTHLRPPGAGFTAPPGERRGGLRALRVCGPTLCTGDLLT